The genomic interval ATTTGACTGTAAAATATCCACAGATTTGATGTATGATAGAGGTTTGTAGTTACAGTCATGAAGTCATCTTTGGTAGCCTTATGTAGCACTTAGCCTGAAGTAGGCTATAACACTAAAGTAAACCTgaaagatgtttattttaaaacaagctaTGTCACTGTGTTGCCTAACCCTCCTGTTCCTTTTATAGATAATACAacggtttttttttaaagaaggtgTGCACAGCAAAATATTAAAACGGTTTAAAATCCTAAACCCCTTTAGATGATTCAAAACTCAGGGATATTCATTaatatgtgtatgtataaatGTATAGATGTGCTCACTCAAGCGAAATCTCTCAACCGATATGACTGTTTAAGGACAAATTCAAAGACTTTTTTTGGATTAAAtacaggttgttgttttttgtgttttgtttttacaattaGCCTGTTAAATTAATTGCAGCAGAACCAGAGATACATGATTAACTTGTCAAAAATGTGTGCCTACATCACCCAAAATGCAACTAACGGTTAAGCTGTAGGGTTGTTCTAGAGTAGTTGGGGCTAATCTCAATCTAGTAAATTCACGTCTGTTTCACTCCACAGACCCAGAGGCCAACTTGAGGTCTCCTGTCCAAACTGATGCCgactcaagtgacatcacaTAAGGCAGTGTATTAGACTTCATGCCGCTTCCTTTGGAGTCTCAGTGTTCAACAATAACGTTGATCATACTTTTCACGTGCACTTTGAGGTTCACGTTGTAAACTGAGTTAGAGCAATGGAAAACATCCAACcacaaatcttttctttttctaccgATTCTGGTTTCAGCTTTGTGGAACACAATGCAGTGGCTTCACCCTGATTtcttcaaaaacttttttttttaaatatgtgtgaaTCATAACTTTGTGGgaaatagaaaatatttcaaataattTAAGTGTCTACACATGTAGCTCATTGTATATAACAAGTGTCTAAAAACCAAATGAAAACATATTGAGAGCTTAATTGATAATCTGACATATAGGTCCCATCTTTTCCTCAGCAAGCAAGTGGAGTAACATGGAAGATGTAAATGTGGGTACATTTAGTttttcacagaaagaaaaaatgtagcTTGTATTTGATGTGCACTCCAGGCTCCTTTAAGGCTGTAAAGGAGGATTGTAAATGTTAGATTTTTTAATGAGCTTAAGTTGTGTACGGTGCTCCACCGCAATGACTGAACTCTTGTAACCAAGTAAACTTTTCTTTGGGGTGGAGTTAACTCAAACGCTACACACTCCCAGGAAcaataaggtcagactgagctGCTTGTTTGACAATGTATTTCATGTCTAACATTCAAGGTAAGTAACACACTCAGCTGCAGCCTAAAAGTGTGCAGCAGAAGGGGTTCAGAGGCCCACTGACACTGTCTATTTCAGGATCTTCTATTTATTGCCTAAGTCGCTGGTATGCAAAGGCTTTCTCTCAGGTTTCACCCTCCTCGAGCTCTCAAAGGAGTCGGATCTTGGAAAATATCAGGCTTTTCACCCAAAGCTGAGTTGTTTAATCCAGTTCAGTGATTTCCAGGGTGAAAATGAGGTCAGACTATACTGCAGCATCAGAGTCTCCTCACACCAAGCAAGCTGCAGCTGCAAGTGCTCCTGCTTCCTTTATGTAACAGGTCATGCTTTATAAGGACAGAGATTACAGCAATAGAAAGTCCGTATAGGGATATAAGTGTAACACAGAGGAGCAACTTCATGTGACAGGCAACTTTGATTATTCACAAGTTTTCAATGAGTAAAGTTTTAAACTTCCATAGTAAGCTATTagtttgtgcttgttttttctctctcgttGTGTTGATGTAATGAAATGTAGGTTATGTTTTAGCACTTGCCTGATGAATGTCGACCTCAACAAACATCAAAACGcatcattttcatcaagtaGGAACCTTAAACTGATTAAACAACAACGCTAATTTCaagcaaagggaaaaaaaagtctcatgTGCACTGACCTGGCTCGTACTTGAGGTAGAGGATGGACACGATGTAATACGCGAGatcaaacacaggaaacattCCCATTTTGGAGAAAATTTGGGGAAATTCGCCCAAATTAAGAACTGCCAGCACGTCCATGATGCCCGTCTGGTAAACAACAAATCCCTGTTTTTAATTCCAACTGCGCAGTCTTGATGCGAAAGCCCCCCGAGCCCGGTCCACCGACTCTCCGCCAAAGCCCCCCGGTATCAACAGTGAAAGACCGTGTGACACTCAAGCCCTCCTATTAATACCACTCATCTCTACAGtctcagcatcatcatcatcctcatctgCGCTCCGTGCCAGCTGCTCCGCGACAGGGGGTTAAACATGTCAGCTGCcagaaatgtcaaaacaaaaggCTTGTCCTCCTGTGCTCTACATCGATGTAATTATTATTGACCAAAACGCTGTTTTGAGGCTCGACTGCAGTCTGTAGACGCTGTAAAGCCAGGAGATTTCCCATGCTTTATACAAAGAGAAAGATTGCTTTATCATCTGGTACGAAACATCCACAAGAGTCAGATCCTGCATCAAGTCTGCCTCGCAGTCAGATGATCGGCTCTAATCCTAAACAAACAGCTCGCTAACATTAGGATACATTGGCTGTTCACATTCCCCCACATGATGCAGTAACCCTAACTTCATATTAAGTCACAGCTATACCAGCCATGTAGCCTACGAATAAACAACAGCGCgatttattatatttttcaaGCATTGGATGTAgcctctgtatttttttttatatatttcccTTTAAATCGAGACTAATCAGAGCAACGACCTCCGCCACCACCAGAGGGCCCCAAAGCTATaggctacattttaaaatgatttttagtTCAAAGTGTCAACTGTTCTAAATTaagacaatatttttttatttttttatttgtaaattttatttcattaaaaaacaataaagttaagaaaaacaaacaaacaaaattttgaatgaaaaggagcagaaagaagattaatcttgtaatatctgcccctctttcacaaaacattaattaaaacaaaacagaacacttaattcaaaaacaatttattCTATCTATATTACTAAGATAGGTAAAAAATTATGTGGTAAATGGTTGTGTTGGGCATGCTGGGCACACTGGCTCATCCATTTGTTTAGACCTAGGTCATTCTTTAATAACTGCATCTATTTTGCTTAATGCTTTTCTAAAAATgatatcttattttttttttgtttgatttgccTACTTTCCACTGTTAGATTAATGactagtttatttttttttaggctataggcattcaaaatataaaatatatttacaagGATCTAcctgaaattaatattttagAAGACTACATCTTATACTTAGTGACTTTCTGAgcttcaattctacaattcttcCGGTATCATAGCGCCACCTACTGTAAAGAGACTGTACTACGTCTCATAATAGGCCTCACAACATCACTTGTTCTCCAACTTTTACAGGTTGCATGACAGTGCCGGCAAGAACAGCTCTATGCCGTGGTCATCAAAGTGTTAAAAACCCCATCTAATTCCCCCACAACAATTTTCCAAACTTTGTACTAAACGTAGACTTTAGTCATTGTTGGAGCCAAAtgaggtgtttgttttgtgtgatgCTATTTTccttgtggttgtgtgtgttggccctctACTGGGCACTATGTGTAGCCTGGGCGGATGCTGTGGTGAAGGCAAGGCTACAGGTGAGGTGGGACATGTGATTGAATGGaggcaaactgttttttttttttttttaccgtgtcAGCCTGTCGGAGTTAAACGCATCCAACgcggatttgtttgttttatttatagacgTAGTGGTTcgtcatattttcctttatttgataagaagtgtttaaacataaatggattgaaatatccaaatcaaATCATCAATGGACTGTGTTAATTTCTTCGAGCTAAGCATGCGTCCgaaagcttccacattcatccctGAAGTGACTTTTCTAAACAATATTGGGTTTGTTAAAATTGGTCACTACAGTCATTTAAAAGCGGAATCACCCGAGTGCTGCCTGCAGGAGCAGCCTGTCAGTCGAGCAGCAGGGCAGACACAACTTCTGAACCCACGGTTGCTATTGGTCACTTTCTTGTAATGCGTGGACGTACACGGAAGCGAgtctctgtgatgtgatgtggaCAAAATGATCGGAGACCTATTGATATTTGGGTAAATTCATTTGTTATTTTCGATCTTCTATTTATCTAAACACCTTCTCAACGTGTTACTGTGCTCGGTCATTAGTTAAGTAGCAGTGTAAACAAGATAGCTCCGCGCTAGTGCCAGCTCCCCAGCTGTTGCTAGCGCTAAAGACAGGTTACAATGTTACCTTAATATTCAGCCTGCTGTCAAACTATCcgatttttgtttgttctttaggACCTTACTGGTGAATGCAGGAGCTGTGCTGAATTTCAAGCTGTGAGTATTTAAGTTAGAGTCATTAGAAAAGcgaaattctaaaaaaaaaataaaacaacctgGGAAATGTTTTGTGGGTGTTTTGCAGCAAAAGGAAGGAGTCTCAAGGATTTGGAGATGAGTCCAGAGCACCGACAACAGGTAATTTATATGTTAGTgtaagaaagaggagaagaagttaAAGAACAGTGCGTGTCACAGGTATCTATAGTTATGACAGTGTTGCCacaaatgttgaaatgtaatgtttttcagGTGACAACATCAGAGAGTTTCTGCTCAGCCTGCGGTACTTCCGGATCTTTATCGCCCTGTGGAACATCTTCATGATGTTCTGCATGATCCTGTGAGTCTTTAATGAAGTCTCTATCCTTAATCAGCTTCCCccccaaaacaaaactttattcCTCTTCGTGCTACATTTACTAAAAACTGTAATGCTCAGCTTTGTAaagaatttacttttttttaaaggggaacTAAATAATTGTTACCCACTTACTCTTAAGATTTCTTCTGtcagaatgacaaaaaaaaatgagcccAGGATTGAGTGCCGGATGGGGAAGGGGAATCAAATGCTCTCTTGGCTCTGGTCCTCGGCTGTGATCTGATGACTGTCTTTAAAAATATGGTCGAATCAGCCTTACCCCTAAAAGACTGACATTTGTTTTGGCTCTGGCTGTGTCCAGTCAAACGTCTGCTGTAGTACAGGAAAATGAGTGGGTCTTTCAAGTCAAAGCAacatatgacatttttttacgGTAGAGTTTTCAGGGTTACATTCTCATTCTGTATTGGTAATTCATTTTATGTTTTGCTTTTGCAAGCCCAATTTCCTTTATCCTGACccttattcaattcaattcaaaaaactttatttgtccccggggggcaattcaaaggcacacagagcagtaaattaacaacagtgcaagtacaaaacattttaacctaaatataaagtgtcaatttaaatacaacttaaagcttagacttaacttaaaaatacaaaatataaaagagtagatataagtggacagtgatcggactaacagatgtaaacagatgtaatcataactatgtgcagtagtgaccagatgtaaacagaactatgtgcaataaacaagaaataaatatatatatgtacagagctatgtgcaagtaggcaaatactaaatgataagttattaaggtgcatggtgaataattaTGCTTATGCTTCAACTCTGCCtcagtttgatttattattaCAAGATATATCccaatgtattttaaaagaagtTCTATAAATTGCTGTGAACTTGTTGCTTTTTTAATTGACTGCATGTCTTCAATACTCCATCCAGATTATTTGGATCATGATCAACACCCGTGGGATGGATGACGTCTATCAGAATGCTGACAACATGGATGACTACTTGTTTATTAGTTGCTCTTTTGGCCCTTAAAACTCTAATTATGCTCCATTTACCTTTAAGATCCCAAAGCTTAAAGCTACTTCTGTTTGAACAGGTATTTAGGAATTACGGGATATATTGTTTCCTACAGAAGTTGTTACTTTTTGACCCTTTTTTGTTAGAGCTGTTACTGTACCAGTCCCCCCCCGACCTCTGATGTTCACGTGTTGTCTCCTGTCCTTGTATATGCTTGCAAATCACAGCATGTTACCTCTAgaacagtggttcccaaccatTTTTCCTTGcgccccctcacacacacacacacacacacacacactacttgCATCATTAAAAGCAGAGCCCTCCAGGGCccacatattaaaaaaagaaatgaattcATTGATTAAAATCCCAACAGGAATGGCCtacacacacttgtttttatcAAAATGATTTAGTAAAAACTATCCAATAAGTGTGTTATCAACATTTTTGGTAGTGCATATCTAACACCCTTCTGATAACATAACAGACAAAGCCTcttgcctcctctctcctgagATCTCTGACCCCGATCGGGAACAAAGCTCTTGCCTATCAGTTTACAAATTCGACACACACCAGGTTTGAAAATGCTGTCAGAGTTCAAATGGATTCAACAAGATCCTTCAAAATGTCCACTCTCACTTAAAGAAGTCTGGATTTCCTCTGTCGGTGATaagtgacaaaaacatttacccATTTACCCATCATCTGCGATGCATTGCATTGTCAATACAGACCATTTTAATGCAGCCCCTCAGATATAAAACAAATTCCATGTTGCTGAGCTCTGAGGCACGTGCTGTATGTAAATGTATATGCACTgttatgtaaatgtttctttattaacaataaaaaaagttttcttatcTAATGTCTGCCAATTGACTTCCAATTATATACATGTAAACTGCATACATAATGTCTGTCTCCTTTGTCAATTATCATTATTTAGGATGAGACGTCTGCATGATACTTCATCTTAATAATACAACTTACCAAGTGTATACAAAACATCTATTTAGCTGTAGAACAATTAAAGCAAAATAATAtaccctgtttttttgttgtttttttgtaataagGGGCAGTTTTGGAATCAACTGTTGCCCCTAACATTTCAGTGCCACAGAAGAAAAATAGGACAAAAACACATATTGTACTATTCTTCTTGATAAGGCATATAACCACCCTGTTTGTAACCTGAAAAATCAATAAGTGCAATTGCTATGAATACTTAAAGAAAAGGTTTGTGTAACTCTCTagatgcaagttttttttttttcattgattttgaaTCTTCCCCATTTcagttttgtaattttgttttcagCAAGTGATCATGGTATTGAATCCACTGGCAGGTAGCATAGAAATGTAATCAGAGGGGAATCATCTGAATGGGTGTCAAGTTTGGGATAATTGTGTCAGAGGGAGAATTTGGATCATGAAACCTGTAAGGGGCAAGTGCTCTGTATTCTGTAGCCATTCAATCCTGAACCTTTGCAAATGCATTTTgcgatttttttccccccctctgcaTATCTCTGCTCAATAATAAAGATCctccattttgaaatgttgtgtcaaatattttcattgtactctttttatgtttttaaattcatttgtaTCATCCTCCGTAAATCCTTCTTATATTCTGATAGTCGAGTTTATTTGATTGTCATTACATCCacatctttatttgtaacaCATTAAGTGGGGCAGTGTGCTCAGAAGATTCTATATACATAAAAACACTCCCATCTGAAGATTTGTCATGACAGCACGTCTcaaattaattgaaaaaaaaacaaaaaaaaactgtttcacatTAGTAAAATACTAAAACACCAAAAAGCTTTTCGCGAGGCTCGAAGAGTTTTACGGTATAAAATGTGACCAACtaattttgtaatttatttcaaggatagccccttgagatgcatcatctcatttacaaaacatacatttcatatttcatttcatttcatatttgatttatttgctcaattcagtgtatggttttcaacaccataatacacaacaaaaaaatattatctcataatgctgaaacactgttcatgagcaaacaggatcaaaatcaaaataaaaggtgaATCCAAAACATTTAATTGATGCTAATCGATTAATATAATGtaggaaaaaaaaccctctgaggaggagagacagaactATTGTCCATCTGTAGAACAACATCGCCAACGTGATCAGTCCCATTACGTCAAATTCTCCCACCATGCACTGCGCCAGCGCTTCACAAAAAGCCCGATGAGCGTACCGAAACAAGAGAAGGCTACCAgccgaggagaggaggaggaggaggggggttggggggtaGCCGATCCTCTGGAGGCAAGTCCGTGCCCGTCGCCAACACAGTAAAACATAACGGATGAAAACACAGATCTGGATGCATCATAAAACATGGtgctcaaacacacagaagagcTTCCGACTAGCCTGTGAGTGCCGGCAGGTTTCACAACCAAGCGCCTCTTCTGCggggcgggagggggggggggagagagagagagagagagagagagagagagctgactGAGTCCGTCCGTCCTGACTGACCCGTGACACCGCCAGGCGATGACAGCGGCTACAGCCACTCCGCAGGTGATGAGGGACCGGCTGCTAAAGGCCATCGACGGCCAGAGCAATGTGAGTATACCTGCTTGTTTTTCCAAAGGAAGCGAGAGGCAGACCGGCAGACAGTAGAGCCACAAAGGGTTGACAAAGTGGGGGGTAGTAGTGTGTAGGTATAGCGAGTCATTATTTGCTTGCTAAGTAGCCGGCTAACATCTCCAGTTAGCGAAAGAGACAATCCGCCTTTACTGGCCGCTGGTGGCCACCGTTGTTGGAGTCCAGTTGACACTAAATGTCCAGTGGGTTTAAGACTGGGAGGCCTGTGAAACTGATTTAGGTGTGGAGTGTTAATCgacatgttgatgtgtttcaGTGACAGACAGTTCTTCCTTTTTGGTTTTAGTTAAATCAGGTCATCACAAATATTAGACTAGTATCTCGACTCCCACCTTTTTTTTAGTGCTGAGGAATTTGTCACAGCACAGTTTTTAAACACTGGGAAGATACGATCCCTATTACAAAGAGTAAAAGGTTTACACAGTGGCATCATAACCTGATATCTAAATATACTGTAGATGTGTTATTTACCCTTTTTTTGGAGCAATGATGAATACACTGCTTTGGTCGAGGTAAGGAACATGATTTAATGACACTTTGTGATTACTTCTACATATTGTCTGTGTCACTGTTCACACTAACAATCCTTTTTATCTGGGATTATATAGTGGCCTGTGGGTAAAACACAGGCGTCATAACAAAATTGTTACCACTTTTAATAACAACACTACCAATGTCTTTCTTGGGAAAATCAAGCAAATGAAAcacctgattttattttttaacttcaatCATGAATGAAAGTCCAGTTAAAGCATTGCTACACAGCCTACAATGTTCCATCACTACCAGACCGGTTAGAATGATTTAGCAGCGTTTTAACAGCGTTAAAGAGAAACTCCTTTAGTTGAAAAACATCTGTTGTGTCCAAGGGGCAACCtctggttttgaaaaatgaagcagcaaTCCGGCATTCTtcaagtgtccgcttgaggctggctccaaagaccccctgaagtcacatacacaccccattcacaagtgccagtttttacagcaaacaaatagcatgtttacagcctggtgcaaaaGACGatataggtctgattagtttaTGTCCTcgtgggcacacactgtatggggggtgattattattattatttatttttttaatgcatccGTGATTTTTATGAATGATACGAGTTATGCATAGTTAAACTTGCAgcagacctgattgacaggtgggtgcaatGTAGCTGTTTGtaaggaggcttaaaacctgcctcagctccagctctgagcctgtcgttaggttgttGAAAGTGAGGCTGAGATATGATTGTCAGCGTGGCGGCTGCAGCCGATGAGCCCCCTGAAGTAACAGATTGGTGACGTCGCTCAGATtggtccattaatatttacagtctatgggtgagacagcatttccaagaCGGTGACCACCACCGATGGGACTCCAAAACactctgcagtaacagatgggtgatgtcactcaggcatCATATGGATCATTAGATCAGGCTTGGTCCAAGTGAACAGACttctatttgtatttcttttcctCTATCATACATGCAGCTCTGACCTGGTCTTCTCGTGGGAAACAATTACACATTTGCATGCAATCTAACTTTACTCATTCCGTGCCTGAAACCGGTTTGAGTACATAGTCTGTTGATATGCAGGTGCACATATGAGAGTCCATTCAAATCATTTCTCTGTCTACAATTCATGCAAATTTGGCCTGTTAAGCTCTGAATGACCAATTGTAACATCTTAATAAAAACCATTGTACCTGGATGCTGTGGTTGTAATGTAGACATTATACTGAAGGCTCAGGATTTTCAATGTAAATCTATATGTCTTTTCAGCAGATATGCAACATGGTGGTAGTTATGGAGGTGATCTCCTATCTGGAGAAATATCCCATCACCAAAGAAGCACTGGAGGTAGGTTACATTCAGACCTATTAAATGTGAGATTAAGTTAATATGGGCTTAAGTTGAATCAACTTCTAGCAGCTCTTTGACACTAATTCTATCTCCTCAAGGAAACTCGTCTCGGCAAACTCATCAACGATGTCCGCAAGAAAACCAAGAATGAAGACCTTGCAAAAAGAGCCAAGAAGCTCTTGCGAAACTGGCAGAAGCTTATTGAACCGGGGAAGGGTGAGGTGTTGTCCAAGGGACACACTGTTGCATCCTGGTCTTCAAATGGTTGCGTCGCCACTCCAGCCATTACCACACCATCAGGTAAAACCGGGGCAGAGTTGAAGAACAGAAACGACTTCAACAACTGTTCCCCCCTTAGGATGGAAAAGTTGAGCAACAAAAAACGAAAGGGAAACCATAAGGAAGGAGAGCTTTTGCCAGCCAAGATATCCAAAAAGACACCTGATGATAAAATGCGAAGCTCCAAACAGCTGCCGACCAATGGACTTAGCAGTAGCTCTGAAATTTCTACAGAAATGTATGCACATCAGCCTTCAGATAGGGATATTCCTGAGCCTTTGGACAACAACAGGTTAAGTAAAATCCCAGTCAATGCTGTAAAACCTCATCCAAGTGCCCCAGGATACAGCAAGCCTCCTAGCACTTCTTCTTTGCTGAAGGCGTCagtcctgcagcagcatgcCAGACAGGAGCAAGCTGCTTCTGGGGGGCAGCATAAACCCAGAAGCCCGCGTGGTTTCTTGCACAGTCCTCAAACTTTAAAGCAGGAAGCTGGCTTTAATCAAACTGTACCACAAGCACAGAGGCCTGTGTCAGATGACACCTCTGTGTCAGGGTCTTCCCTTCAGCCTTCAAATATTTGTGTTCCAGGTTCGTGGTCTGCCGATTCAG from Labrus mixtus chromosome 3, fLabMix1.1, whole genome shotgun sequence carries:
- the smim7 gene encoding small integral membrane protein 7, which translates into the protein MIGDLLIFGTLLVNAGAVLNFKLKRKESQGFGDESRAPTTGDNIREFLLSLRYFRIFIALWNIFMMFCMILLFGS
- the LOC132966591 gene encoding mediator of RNA polymerase II transcription subunit 26-like isoform X1 translates to MTAATATPQVMRDRLLKAIDGQSNQICNMVVVMEVISYLEKYPITKEALEETRLGKLINDVRKKTKNEDLAKRAKKLLRNWQKLIEPGKGEVLSKGHTVASWSSNGCVATPAITTPSGKTGAELKNRNDFNNCSPLRMEKLSNKKRKGNHKEGELLPAKISKKTPDDKMRSSKQLPTNGLSSSSEISTEMYAHQPSDRDIPEPLDNNRLSKIPVNAVKPHPSAPGYSKPPSTSSLLKASVLQQHARQEQAASGGQHKPRSPRGFLHSPQTLKQEAGFNQTVPQAQRPVSDDTSVSGSSLQPSNICVPGSWSADSDSKSRAPHKSLLNSPFSDGVSLEDNSTVSNTGRRKGHNYKPKDCVVVKSDGHTVEDSSKPVRLKDRRLTFDPVTGQIKPSFLKEPCQEEEVRLSHRPESQWSEMPKPNQPIPPSSFQQTDWKELSRSEIIQSYLSQQSNMLTSSGTHTPGAHFFMTEFIKKEEHQSKDAKKTHTLAPELPAKDLPGVSREVIYEDLNRLHTQHWSGVNGCSDTKGHWYDWTECISLDPHGDESRLNILPYVCLD
- the LOC132966591 gene encoding mediator of RNA polymerase II transcription subunit 26-like isoform X2 encodes the protein MTAATATPQVMRDRLLKAIDGQSNICNMVVVMEVISYLEKYPITKEALEETRLGKLINDVRKKTKNEDLAKRAKKLLRNWQKLIEPGKGEVLSKGHTVASWSSNGCVATPAITTPSGKTGAELKNRNDFNNCSPLRMEKLSNKKRKGNHKEGELLPAKISKKTPDDKMRSSKQLPTNGLSSSSEISTEMYAHQPSDRDIPEPLDNNRLSKIPVNAVKPHPSAPGYSKPPSTSSLLKASVLQQHARQEQAASGGQHKPRSPRGFLHSPQTLKQEAGFNQTVPQAQRPVSDDTSVSGSSLQPSNICVPGSWSADSDSKSRAPHKSLLNSPFSDGVSLEDNSTVSNTGRRKGHNYKPKDCVVVKSDGHTVEDSSKPVRLKDRRLTFDPVTGQIKPSFLKEPCQEEEVRLSHRPESQWSEMPKPNQPIPPSSFQQTDWKELSRSEIIQSYLSQQSNMLTSSGTHTPGAHFFMTEFIKKEEHQSKDAKKTHTLAPELPAKDLPGVSREVIYEDLNRLHTQHWSGVNGCSDTKGHWYDWTECISLDPHGDESRLNILPYVCLD